From [Clostridium] symbiosum, a single genomic window includes:
- the trxB gene encoding thioredoxin-disulfide reductase: MDKIHDLIIIGSGPAGLSAAVYAQRAELDTVVIERNMMSGGQILNTYEVDNYPGLPGISGFDLGMKLREHADKLGAEFKEDTVMAAELGGDVKKIVCENDTYLARTVIIATGAHHRKLGAKGEEILTGSGVSYCATCDGAFFKNKVTAVIGGGDVAIEDAIFLARMCSKVYLIHRRDELRGAKSLQNRLLSLDNVEVIWDTVVDEIEGEDKVESLMLRNKKTGEKSELKVDGVFIAVGIEPDSEQYSGQVEMDQHGYIVAGEDGKTSVEGVYAAGDVRTKALRQVITAAADGANCITSAQSYLTMI; the protein is encoded by the coding sequence ATGGACAAAATCCATGATTTGATCATTATCGGTTCAGGACCGGCAGGATTAAGCGCCGCCGTTTATGCGCAGAGGGCGGAGCTCGACACGGTGGTGATCGAGAGAAATATGATGAGCGGAGGACAGATCCTCAACACATACGAGGTAGACAATTATCCCGGACTTCCGGGAATTTCCGGTTTTGACCTTGGAATGAAGCTGAGGGAACATGCGGACAAGCTGGGAGCCGAATTTAAAGAGGACACCGTCATGGCAGCCGAGCTGGGCGGAGATGTGAAGAAGATTGTCTGTGAGAACGACACATATCTTGCCAGGACCGTGATTATCGCCACGGGCGCCCATCATAGAAAACTGGGCGCGAAGGGCGAAGAAATCCTGACGGGCTCAGGTGTTTCCTACTGTGCAACATGTGATGGAGCGTTCTTTAAAAATAAGGTAACGGCGGTCATCGGCGGAGGCGATGTGGCGATAGAGGATGCCATATTCCTTGCAAGGATGTGCAGTAAAGTATACCTGATCCACAGAAGGGACGAGCTGAGAGGCGCTAAGAGCCTGCAGAACCGCCTGCTGTCCTTGGATAACGTGGAAGTTATCTGGGATACGGTAGTGGATGAGATAGAAGGAGAAGACAAAGTAGAGTCATTAATGCTCAGAAATAAAAAGACCGGGGAGAAGAGCGAACTGAAGGTGGACGGCGTATTTATAGCCGTGGGGATCGAGCCTGACAGCGAACAGTATTCCGGACAGGTAGAGATGGACCAGCACGGATATATTGTAGCCGGCGAGGATGGAAAGACATCGGTGGAGGGCGTATATGCCGCCGGAGATGTGAGGACGAAAGCACTCAGACAGGTTATAACGGCAGCTGCTGACGGAGCGAACTGTATTACCAGCGCCCAAAGTTATCTTACCATGATTTAG
- a CDS encoding Lrp/AsnC family transcriptional regulator: MDNTDIKIINILQDNCKTSTREIGQMVGLTAPAVAERINRLKDAGVIEGFHAQINETLLGSNISAYALVNVPPKEYEPFCRFCENDPSIVEHHHIVGLNNVLIKMRVGNAQELEVLLEQIRKYGLSNTSILLSTYFRQKEFSPLSGIKLD, encoded by the coding sequence ATGGATAATACAGATATCAAGATCATTAATATTCTCCAGGATAACTGCAAAACTTCAACCCGTGAAATCGGACAGATGGTAGGACTGACCGCTCCGGCTGTAGCCGAAAGAATAAACCGTTTAAAAGATGCAGGGGTTATTGAAGGATTTCACGCGCAGATTAACGAAACTCTTTTGGGGAGTAATATTTCAGCGTACGCGCTTGTGAACGTCCCTCCGAAGGAATACGAACCGTTCTGCAGATTCTGCGAAAATGATCCTTCTATCGTTGAACATCATCATATAGTAGGCTTAAATAATGTACTGATTAAAATGCGCGTAGGCAATGCGCAGGAACTGGAGGTGCTCCTTGAGCAGATCCGCAAGTATGGTCTCTCCAACACCTCAATTTTACTTTCCACCTATTTCAGGCAGAAAGAATTTTCTCCGTTAAGCGGAATCAAGCTGGACTGA
- a CDS encoding AbgT family transporter: protein MEKERKSLFERFLEKVEYIGNKIPHPTLLFLWLMGITIVLSFAFSALGITAVNPVTGEVIEAYNLLSVKGFIKMLVTAQGNFTGVSALGMVLVCMMGVSLCEQSGLFRVALKGTVENSKGSNLKVMVIFFICCVLADCAGGAGWVVLPPLGAMIWLSMGRNPLAGMFAAYATTASAFCANILVTSMDIVNLSFTQTAIDLLDKNYHLSAACNWFFSSAAAVLLVPVSLYVTLKIVEPRMGKYSPEYAKEGTIEEDEAITGQEMKALKTAGIVFVGYLAVVAVLTVIGVLRDPETGSAVASSAPLMQGMSILIALMFAIPGAVFGFRTGKFKNFADLAEGLANAMSGMGSYIAMIFFMAQFMNYFDWSNLGLILAIKGAEVLKASGLPIWLVLVLFIIFIALLNIPVGGAPTKYAVIAPIFVPMFMLLGYNPAMLQMAYRIGDACTNPITPTFAYFGMLLALGQKYDKRLRFGSLFANMTPYCIASGLVMTALFVIWFVLELPFGPGAGLYL, encoded by the coding sequence ATGGAAAAAGAAAGGAAGTCTTTATTTGAACGCTTTTTGGAAAAGGTCGAGTACATAGGAAATAAAATTCCGCATCCGACTTTGTTGTTTTTATGGCTAATGGGCATTACAATTGTGCTTTCATTTGCGTTCTCTGCTCTTGGTATCACGGCGGTGAATCCGGTTACAGGAGAGGTGATTGAGGCATATAATCTTTTGTCTGTTAAGGGCTTTATCAAAATGCTGGTGACGGCACAGGGGAATTTTACCGGAGTCAGCGCCCTCGGTATGGTTCTGGTCTGTATGATGGGCGTGAGCCTGTGCGAACAGTCGGGTCTGTTCAGAGTGGCTCTTAAGGGGACTGTAGAGAATTCAAAAGGTTCCAACTTGAAAGTCATGGTTATATTTTTTATCTGCTGTGTCCTGGCAGACTGTGCGGGAGGTGCAGGCTGGGTGGTACTGCCGCCGCTGGGGGCAATGATTTGGCTGAGTATGGGACGAAACCCTCTGGCCGGTATGTTTGCCGCCTATGCAACGACAGCCAGTGCATTTTGTGCTAATATCCTGGTAACTTCCATGGATATTGTAAACTTAAGTTTCACACAGACGGCGATCGATCTCCTGGATAAGAATTACCATCTGTCGGCGGCGTGTAACTGGTTCTTCTCATCAGCTGCGGCCGTTTTACTTGTTCCCGTATCACTATATGTCACCCTCAAAATCGTTGAACCGAGAATGGGAAAATACAGTCCTGAATATGCGAAAGAGGGGACGATAGAAGAAGATGAGGCGATAACGGGACAGGAAATGAAGGCTCTTAAGACTGCTGGAATTGTATTTGTAGGATACCTCGCAGTTGTTGCCGTATTAACGGTAATCGGCGTGCTGAGAGATCCGGAAACGGGATCTGCGGTTGCTTCTTCCGCTCCGCTGATGCAGGGCATGTCAATCCTGATAGCTTTAATGTTTGCAATACCGGGAGCCGTGTTTGGATTCAGAACCGGCAAGTTTAAGAATTTCGCAGACCTGGCCGAGGGACTGGCTAATGCGATGTCTGGAATGGGAAGTTACATAGCGATGATTTTTTTCATGGCGCAGTTTATGAATTACTTCGACTGGTCAAACCTGGGGCTGATTCTGGCAATCAAGGGAGCAGAGGTGCTGAAAGCGTCGGGACTGCCAATCTGGCTGGTGCTGGTACTGTTTATTATCTTTATTGCACTCTTGAACATCCCGGTTGGAGGCGCTCCGACAAAATATGCGGTTATAGCTCCCATTTTCGTTCCAATGTTTATGCTGTTAGGATACAATCCAGCTATGCTGCAGATGGCATACCGTATCGGCGATGCCTGTACAAATCCGATTACACCTACCTTCGCCTATTTCGGTATGTTGCTGGCGCTGGGGCAGAAATATGATAAACGGCTGCGTTTCGGCTCACTGTTTGCCAATATGACACCTTACTGTATTGCATCCGGCCTGGTGATGACGGCGTTATTTGTTATCTGGTTTGTCCTGGAACTCCCGTTTGGTCCGGGAGCAGGTCTGTATCTCTAG
- a CDS encoding NlpC/P60 family protein, translating into MKKGLKILMMSSACLLFASGMAFSSEAAMNLETDSPVAGASVAINNYYAGSLNPEEELAQAFSSDEKLAQAATSSRGGEVPVVKATAKSAYDNVAISRVSNYVNVRAEANTKSAVVGKIYNNCAATILSTVDGEGGKWYQIQSGSVKGYIKSQYFITGSEAESIARQVGTQKARVASTGTLRLREKPGLDSRTLDLLSPDAEYVVIGEEGDFYKISVDNDLVGYVFKDYIDVKVEFNQAVSTQEEQQKAAEAAKLKKDAEDAIKKMEDAKKDAARQTTEAAKQTTKAQPTTKAPETSYNGTIEANPDSVPTKAPETTKAQAKAPETTKAANNKGPGGGDSGAKGPGGGSSEVTSATRSAVVAYAKQFLGNPYVYGGTSLTNGADCSGFTQGVYAHFGITTGRSSRDQAAKGREISVSSVQPGDLLFYASGNYINHVAMYIGGGQVIHSSTPATGITITSSNYRTPCKAVSFLD; encoded by the coding sequence ATGAAAAAGGGTTTGAAGATACTGATGATGTCGTCTGCCTGTCTGCTTTTTGCAAGCGGGATGGCGTTTTCATCGGAAGCTGCAATGAATCTTGAGACGGATTCCCCGGTGGCGGGCGCTTCGGTAGCGATTAATAATTACTATGCCGGAAGCCTGAACCCGGAGGAGGAGCTGGCCCAGGCCTTCTCCTCGGATGAGAAACTGGCCCAGGCGGCCACATCGTCCCGTGGCGGAGAGGTACCGGTTGTAAAAGCCACAGCAAAGTCAGCATATGACAATGTGGCGATTTCCCGTGTCAGCAATTATGTCAACGTGAGGGCGGAGGCCAACACGAAAAGCGCCGTGGTGGGAAAAATCTATAACAACTGTGCCGCCACGATTCTTTCCACCGTGGATGGGGAAGGCGGAAAGTGGTACCAGATCCAGTCGGGCAGCGTAAAAGGATATATTAAGTCACAGTATTTTATAACGGGTTCGGAGGCGGAGTCGATTGCCAGGCAGGTGGGGACGCAGAAGGCCCGCGTTGCCAGCACCGGCACTCTGAGGCTGCGCGAGAAGCCCGGATTGGACAGCAGGACGCTCGATCTTCTTTCACCGGATGCGGAATACGTAGTAATCGGGGAAGAGGGGGATTTTTATAAGATATCCGTTGATAACGACCTGGTTGGTTATGTTTTTAAAGATTATATCGATGTAAAGGTAGAATTTAACCAGGCAGTCTCCACCCAGGAGGAACAGCAGAAAGCAGCCGAGGCCGCAAAGCTTAAGAAAGATGCGGAGGACGCGATAAAGAAGATGGAGGATGCCAAGAAGGATGCTGCCAGGCAGACAACGGAAGCCGCGAAGCAGACGACCAAGGCACAGCCGACGACGAAAGCGCCTGAGACATCCTACAACGGAACGATAGAAGCGAATCCGGACAGCGTCCCGACTAAGGCGCCGGAAACAACCAAAGCGCAGGCCAAGGCGCCTGAGACGACGAAGGCCGCAAACAATAAAGGACCCGGAGGCGGGGATTCAGGAGCCAAAGGCCCTGGCGGCGGATCGAGCGAGGTCACTTCCGCGACAAGGTCTGCCGTTGTGGCTTATGCAAAACAGTTCCTGGGCAACCCGTACGTTTACGGAGGAACCAGCCTGACAAACGGCGCGGACTGTTCCGGATTTACACAGGGAGTATACGCCCACTTTGGAATCACAACGGGAAGAAGCTCCAGGGATCAGGCGGCCAAAGGACGTGAGATTTCGGTTAGCAGCGTACAGCCGGGAGATCTTCTGTTTTATGCCAGCGGTAATTACATTAACCACGTTGCCATGTACATAGGCGGAGGCCAGGTAATCCATTCCAGCACTCCTGCGACCGGTATCACGATTACATCGTCCAATTACCGTACGCCGTGTAAAGCGGTATCGTTCCTGGATTAA
- a CDS encoding agmatinase: MEPLNLPITGICSFGKYPICTDLDELDADIAVLGVPVDFAVGFMSGARLAPRRIREASTQYGRGKTGYYDFESGKQRLASPLKIVDCGDVDVLHSDFNYTFANVTESVKKIIRKGAVPVVMGGDHSISIPVGKALEELGEEVCVIQFDAHLDWTDHVGPLKTGNGSPMRRMSEMDHIGPMAQIGLRGMGSSRKTDFDDARKYGSVLISAREAEEIGVEGVLAKIPKAKNYFLTIDIDGFDMSIAPGVASPLPGGLFYNQECDIIDGIAKMGKIVAADLVEVDPMFDPSGITLRLASLMMMHVFAKIEEQKETDKG; encoded by the coding sequence ATGGAGCCGTTGAATTTACCTATTACGGGTATCTGTTCTTTTGGCAAATATCCGATTTGTACCGACCTTGATGAACTTGATGCGGATATAGCAGTATTGGGGGTACCTGTAGACTTTGCGGTAGGTTTTATGAGCGGCGCGAGGCTGGCCCCGAGAAGAATCAGGGAAGCATCCACCCAGTATGGCCGCGGGAAGACGGGGTACTATGACTTTGAGAGTGGTAAGCAGAGACTTGCATCGCCTTTAAAGATTGTAGACTGTGGGGATGTCGATGTACTACACAGCGATTTTAATTACACCTTCGCCAATGTAACGGAAAGTGTAAAGAAGATTATCAGAAAAGGAGCCGTTCCCGTTGTTATGGGAGGCGACCACTCTATCTCTATTCCAGTGGGAAAAGCACTTGAGGAGCTGGGGGAGGAAGTGTGCGTAATACAGTTTGACGCCCACCTCGACTGGACCGACCATGTCGGGCCTTTGAAAACCGGCAACGGAAGCCCGATGAGGCGTATGTCGGAGATGGACCATATCGGACCGATGGCACAGATTGGTTTAAGGGGTATGGGAAGCAGCAGGAAAACAGATTTTGACGATGCCAGGAAATACGGCAGTGTTCTCATCTCGGCACGCGAGGCAGAGGAGATTGGCGTAGAAGGCGTTCTGGCAAAGATACCAAAAGCAAAGAATTATTTTCTTACGATAGATATTGATGGATTTGATATGTCCATCGCACCGGGAGTTGCATCACCGCTGCCCGGAGGACTTTTTTATAACCAGGAATGCGACATCATAGACGGTATCGCAAAGATGGGAAAAATCGTGGCAGCCGACCTCGTGGAGGTGGATCCGATGTTTGACCCGTCGGGAATTACATTGCGGCTCGCGTCATTGATGATGATGCATGTGTTCGCCAAGATAGAGGAACAAAAAGAAACAGACAAGGGTTAA
- a CDS encoding SDR family oxidoreductase translates to MPRKTVLVTGASRGIGKAIAIKYAKKGYNVVITCVHRREQLLQTEMEIEDYNVECLTWVGDAGDYGSCEELFQKIKKQFGTLDVLVNNAGVSYIGLLQDMKPEDWDLIVRTNLTSVFNCCRLAVPMMIQKQQGKIVNISSVWGVSGASCEVAYSATKGGVNAFTKALAKELAPSNIQVNAIACGAIDTEMNHFLHREDLMNLMDEIPAGRLGKAEEVADLAYHLGYKESYLTGQIIGLDGGWI, encoded by the coding sequence ATGCCAAGAAAAACTGTACTTGTCACTGGCGCTTCCCGCGGAATCGGAAAGGCCATCGCGATAAAATATGCCAAAAAGGGCTATAATGTGGTCATCACCTGCGTTCACCGGCGTGAGCAGCTTCTGCAGACCGAGATGGAGATCGAGGATTATAATGTGGAATGCCTGACCTGGGTAGGGGACGCCGGGGACTACGGCTCATGCGAAGAGCTGTTCCAGAAAATCAAAAAGCAGTTTGGAACCCTGGACGTCCTTGTCAATAACGCCGGCGTCTCCTATATCGGGCTGCTTCAGGACATGAAGCCGGAGGATTGGGATCTTATCGTCCGCACCAACCTGACCTCGGTATTTAACTGCTGCCGTCTGGCCGTTCCTATGATGATTCAGAAACAGCAGGGCAAGATCGTCAACATCTCATCCGTCTGGGGCGTCAGCGGTGCTTCCTGTGAAGTTGCCTATTCCGCCACCAAGGGCGGGGTCAACGCGTTTACAAAAGCGCTGGCCAAAGAACTGGCTCCCAGCAACATCCAGGTGAATGCCATCGCCTGCGGCGCCATCGATACGGAGATGAACCATTTCCTGCACAGGGAAGACCTGATGAACCTGATGGATGAGATACCGGCCGGACGTCTCGGTAAAGCCGAGGAGGTAGCGGATCTGGCCTACCATCTTGGATATAAGGAGTCTTATTTAACCGGGCAGATTATCGGACTGGACGGTGGATGGATTTAA
- a CDS encoding C45 family peptidase — MEQLRKITVTGTPYEQGLREGICFCSLIHENINNIRTSLETESLNMEKYQEMTERNAEFLKSRYPDQWEEMKGIADGAGTPFEDILMINVPTYFMKNSFSQDCSMLLARGNATMDSLTYLIKNRDMEMTVHQVSVEYKYPDGSSIIEVNGAGIITYPAIGLNSAGLTITSTGFWSPKTEIVMEDIDKCHIFVNLHHLLQSCRSTGEVLKALDTYPRMNGLNIIAADRESAVLIETTRDGYLCEWADESGVLYRTNHFCLGDHVEQNPERESYLSTYLRYERIREMLLERTGKLRFQDFIRIMSDHTNSPVNAICRHSNPQAGTETVSCSITVLEDGELYTTPGNPCEHLIHMKTW; from the coding sequence GTGGAGCAATTACGGAAAATTACGGTCACAGGAACGCCTTATGAGCAAGGTCTTCGGGAGGGAATATGTTTTTGCAGCCTGATCCATGAGAATATCAACAATATCAGAACAAGTTTGGAAACAGAATCTCTGAATATGGAGAAATATCAGGAAATGACGGAACGGAATGCCGAATTCCTTAAAAGCCGGTATCCCGACCAGTGGGAAGAGATGAAAGGAATTGCCGACGGCGCAGGAACTCCATTTGAAGACATTCTGATGATCAATGTGCCCACATATTTTATGAAGAATTCCTTCTCCCAGGACTGCAGTATGCTGTTGGCGCGTGGAAATGCGACAATGGACAGTTTAACCTATCTGATTAAAAACAGAGATATGGAAATGACGGTGCACCAGGTGTCCGTGGAGTATAAATATCCGGATGGAAGTTCTATTATCGAGGTGAACGGAGCCGGTATTATTACTTATCCGGCCATTGGTTTGAACAGTGCCGGCCTGACCATCACCTCCACCGGATTCTGGTCTCCAAAGACGGAGATAGTGATGGAGGATATTGACAAATGCCATATCTTTGTTAACCTGCATCACCTGCTTCAATCATGCCGCAGCACAGGGGAGGTGCTGAAGGCCCTGGATACCTATCCCAGGATGAACGGCCTGAATATTATAGCTGCAGATCGGGAGAGTGCGGTACTCATTGAAACAACAAGGGACGGCTATCTTTGCGAATGGGCGGATGAAAGCGGGGTTTTATACAGGACCAACCATTTTTGTCTGGGAGATCATGTAGAGCAGAACCCGGAGCGGGAGAGCTATTTATCCACTTATCTGCGGTACGAGCGTATCCGAGAAATGCTTTTGGAGAGAACGGGAAAACTGAGGTTCCAGGATTTTATACGCATCATGTCGGACCATACAAACAGTCCGGTCAACGCAATTTGCCGTCATTCCAATCCCCAGGCGGGGACGGAAACGGTTTCCTGCAGTATCACCGTACTGGAGGATGGGGAATTATATACTACGCCGGGAAATCCATGCGAACATCTGATACATATGAAAACATGGTAG
- the ftcD gene encoding glutamate formimidoyltransferase: MGNKLIECVPNYSEGRDLQKVEQIVDCFRGKKGVKLLDYQTDPNHNRCVVTVIGEPDELRDAVVASFGKAVELIDMTKHEGQHPRMGAVDVVPFIPCRNTTVEEADAVAKEVAKTVAEKYGIPCFLYEDSASAPHRVNLAKIRKGQFEGMAEKMKDKELWAPDFGPETIHPTAGVTAVGARMPLVAFNVNLDTPNLEIANQIAKRIRHIGGGYRYVKAIGIMLDDRNLAQVSMNLTDYTKTSVYRAFEAIKMEAKRYGVSVLESELVGLVPMQALIDCAEYYLQLASFGPMTFDADKQVMENRLLEEE, translated from the coding sequence ATGGGAAACAAACTGATTGAATGCGTACCGAACTACAGCGAGGGCCGTGACCTGCAGAAGGTGGAGCAGATCGTTGACTGCTTCAGAGGTAAAAAAGGAGTTAAGCTCTTAGATTACCAGACAGACCCGAACCACAACAGATGTGTTGTAACTGTTATCGGTGAGCCGGATGAACTGCGCGACGCCGTAGTTGCTTCCTTTGGAAAAGCAGTTGAGTTAATTGATATGACCAAACACGAAGGACAGCATCCTAGAATGGGCGCAGTTGACGTAGTTCCATTCATTCCTTGCCGTAACACAACCGTAGAAGAAGCAGATGCAGTAGCAAAAGAAGTAGCTAAGACAGTTGCTGAGAAATATGGTATTCCGTGTTTCTTATATGAAGATTCCGCTTCAGCTCCTCACAGAGTAAACCTTGCAAAGATTCGTAAGGGACAGTTCGAGGGAATGGCTGAGAAGATGAAAGACAAAGAACTGTGGGCACCGGACTTCGGACCGGAAACAATCCATCCTACAGCAGGTGTTACAGCAGTTGGCGCAAGAATGCCGCTCGTAGCATTTAACGTAAACCTTGACACACCAAACCTTGAGATTGCAAACCAGATCGCAAAGAGAATCCGTCACATCGGCGGCGGCTACCGTTATGTAAAAGCTATCGGTATCATGCTGGATGACAGAAACCTTGCACAGGTTTCCATGAACCTGACAGATTACACAAAGACATCCGTTTACCGTGCATTCGAAGCAATCAAGATGGAAGCAAAACGCTACGGCGTTTCCGTATTAGAGAGCGAATTAGTAGGTCTTGTACCAATGCAGGCTCTGATTGACTGTGCTGAGTACTACTTACAGCTTGCAAGCTTCGGCCCGATGACATTCGACGCTGACAAACAGGTTATGGAGAACCGTTTACTGGAAGAGGAATAA
- a CDS encoding cyclodeaminase/cyclohydrolase family protein → MGDLKDLTVEGFVDVTASDAPAPGGGSVSALAGALAAALAEMVANLTVGKAKYAEVEGEMKELAAAGAAIRKELVEAIQKDSTSFNLYMDAIGMPKDTDEEKAARREAMQNGLKAAAQVPLSVGETAYKIFPIAEAVVSRGNTNAVTDGLVAAMMARTAVIGALFNVKINLGSIKDEAFVAELSAKVKSLEEQAIAYEQKILKASELSNQLY, encoded by the coding sequence ATGGGAGATTTAAAAGATTTAACAGTTGAGGGTTTTGTAGACGTAACAGCATCTGACGCACCGGCGCCAGGCGGCGGCAGCGTATCCGCACTTGCAGGAGCGCTTGCAGCAGCACTTGCAGAGATGGTTGCAAATCTGACAGTAGGAAAAGCAAAATATGCAGAAGTAGAAGGTGAGATGAAGGAACTGGCAGCAGCCGGAGCCGCTATCAGAAAAGAGCTGGTAGAAGCTATCCAGAAAGACAGCACATCTTTTAACCTTTACATGGACGCTATCGGAATGCCTAAGGACACAGACGAGGAAAAGGCAGCAAGAAGAGAAGCGATGCAGAACGGCTTAAAAGCAGCAGCACAGGTTCCGCTTTCCGTAGGAGAGACTGCATACAAGATTTTCCCAATCGCTGAAGCAGTAGTAAGCAGAGGAAATACAAATGCAGTAACAGACGGCCTTGTAGCAGCAATGATGGCACGTACAGCCGTAATCGGAGCATTATTCAATGTTAAGATTAACCTGGGCTCCATTAAAGATGAAGCATTCGTAGCTGAACTGTCTGCAAAGGTAAAGAGCCTCGAAGAGCAGGCAATCGCTTACGAGCAGAAGATTTTAAAAGCATCTGAACTTTCCAATCAGTTATATTAA
- a CDS encoding HutD family protein — translation MAEYQAELLHKEDYKTTEWSGGMTTELSIAPEGSIYADRDFMWRLSSATVELEESDFTCLPDYDRIIMTLKGDISLSHNNDNWIDLPEFTPHAFDGKDETVSKGKVIDFNLMLRKGQCAGHVVPLRMEEGEGCDLRSILTFEMPEYKAVMVYCYKGTLAITLENGSEYLLETGDTMKLTGNFGGASWSCSAKTAVAAVVAAVHFQ, via the coding sequence ATGGCAGAATACCAGGCGGAATTGTTACACAAAGAAGATTATAAGACGACGGAGTGGAGCGGCGGAATGACAACCGAACTTTCCATTGCACCGGAAGGCAGCATTTATGCAGACAGAGATTTCATGTGGAGGCTGAGTTCAGCTACCGTGGAACTGGAAGAGAGTGATTTCACATGCCTTCCCGATTATGACCGCATTATTATGACACTGAAGGGCGACATCAGTCTTTCACATAACAACGACAACTGGATTGACCTGCCGGAATTTACACCGCATGCCTTTGACGGTAAAGATGAGACCGTGAGCAAAGGCAAAGTAATAGATTTCAACCTAATGTTACGGAAAGGCCAGTGCGCCGGACATGTGGTTCCGCTGCGCATGGAAGAGGGGGAAGGCTGCGACCTGCGCAGTATCCTTACTTTTGAGATGCCGGAGTACAAAGCAGTTATGGTTTACTGTTATAAAGGAACACTTGCCATTACACTGGAGAACGGAAGTGAGTACCTTCTGGAAACCGGAGATACGATGAAACTGACCGGAAACTTCGGCGGGGCCAGCTGGTCATGTTCCGCAAAGACGGCCGTAGCGGCTGTTGTGGCGGCCGTCCACTTCCAGTAA